One Phaseolus vulgaris cultivar G19833 chromosome 2, P. vulgaris v2.0, whole genome shotgun sequence DNA window includes the following coding sequences:
- the LOC137809646 gene encoding polygalacturonase-like, whose translation MANPTPKPIPTFILHLILCCCFCSSLVMGATYNVVSFGAKSDGKTDSTTAFLNAWAKACASTNPSSVYVPQGRFLLRSATFGGQCHNKAITFTIDGTLMAPSDYRVIGNAGNWLHFQSVNGVSIRGGVLDGQGTALWSCKNSGKGNCPIGATTLAFTNSNNIAISGLTSLNSQMFHIVLNGCQNVKMQGVKVIADGNSPNTDGIHVQMSSYVTILNSKIRTGDDCISIGPGTTNLWIENIACGPGHGISIGSLGKVSREAGVQNVTVKTVTFTGTQNGVRIKTWGRPSDGFVRNVLFQDAIMVNVENPVIIDQNYCPDNKGCPGQASGVKVSDVTYQDIHGTSATQVAVKFDCSSKYPCSRIRLEDVKLTYKNQRALSSCNHADGAALGSVQPESCF comes from the exons ATGGCAAATCCAACACCAAAACCTATTCCCACTTTCATCCTTCATCTCATCTTATGTTGCTGTTTTTGTTCATCCCTTGTTATGGGAGCCACTTACAATGTGGTTAGCTTTGGTGCCAAATCAGACGGTAAAACAGACTCAACCACGGCCTTCCTCAATGCATGGGCCAAGGCTTGTGCTTCCACCAACCCTTCCTCGGTTTACGTGCCGCAAGGGAGGTTCTTGCTCAGAAGTGCAACCTTCGGTGGTCAATGTCACAACAAAGCTATCACCTTTACCATTGATGGCACTTTGATGGCTCCTTCTGATTACAGGGTCATCGGAAATGCCGGTAACTGGTTGCACTTCCAGAGTGTGAACGGGGTTTCCATTCGCGGTGGTGTGTTGGATGGTCAAGGCACAGCCCTGTGGAGTTGCAAGAACTCCGGCAAAGGAAACTGCCCCATCGGTGCCACG ACATTGGCTTTCACCAACTCGAATAACATCGCAATTAGTGGGTTAACCTCATTGAACAGTCAAATGTTCCACATAGTACTCAACGGATGCCAGAATGTGAAGATGCAAGGAGTGAAGGTCATTGCCGACGGAAACAGCCCTAACACCGACGGCATCCATGTTCAAATGTCCTCCTACGTCACCATCCTCAACTCCAAAATTCGAACCGGAGATGATTGCATCTCCATAGGCCCTGGAACCACTAACCTGTGGATTGAAAACATTGCATGTGGACCAGGACATGGAATAAG CATTGGGAGCTTGGGGAAAGTTTCGAGAGAAGCTGGTGTACAAAATGTGACAGTTAAAACGGTTACCTTCACTGGGACTCAAAACGGTGTTAGAATCAAGACCTGGGGGAGACCCAGCGACGGCTTTGTGAGGAACGTTCTTTTCCAAGATGCTATCATGGTCAATGTCGAAAACCCCGTTATAATTGACCAAAATTACTGCCCAGATAACAAGGGCTGCCCGGGTCAG GCATCTGGAGTGAAAGTGAGTGATGTGACATACCAAGACATTCATGGAACATCTGCGACCCAAGTTGCTGTGAAATTTGATTGCAGTTCCAAGTATCCATGCAGCAGGATACGGTTGGAGGATGTGAAGCTCACATATAAGAACCAACGTGCTCTATCTTCCTGCAACCATGCAGATGGAGCGGCGTTGGGTTCAGTTCAACCCGAGAGTTGCTTTTAG